The proteins below come from a single Leifsonia sp. 1010 genomic window:
- a CDS encoding 3-oxoacyl-[acyl-carrier-protein] synthase III C-terminal domain-containing protein — MSRIVSVAPVLPARSYSQGEITAALLAMITSDPARQKVMRRIHASSGVQSRSLVMPLERYSSLGSFQESNDFFIAEGTTLAERAVTAALDSAGLAPTDVDFLLFTSVTGIAAPSIDAQLVSRLGLRTDVKRLPSFGLGCVAGAAGIARVNDYLAGHPDEVAILLSVELCSLTVQASDDSMANIVASGLFGDGAAAVVMVGDRRAEKLGLAGPDVVDSRSHIYPDTADVIGWDIGGTGFRIVLSAGVPEVIERNFAGDARGILAAHGLEVADVGAWAAHPGGPKVLEAFSQALDLPDGALDSSWRSLANVGNLSSAAVLHVLAEQLDAHAAGTIGLLFALGPGVTSELVLLRWADGAERPAAAGVEAAAPSAPAALPAAAMIDPVP; from the coding sequence GTGAGCCGAATCGTGTCGGTGGCCCCGGTGCTCCCCGCCCGGAGCTACAGCCAAGGGGAGATCACCGCCGCGCTGCTCGCGATGATCACATCGGACCCCGCCAGGCAGAAGGTGATGCGCCGCATCCACGCCTCCTCCGGCGTGCAGAGCCGCAGTCTTGTGATGCCGCTCGAGCGCTACAGCTCGCTGGGCTCGTTCCAGGAGTCGAACGACTTCTTCATCGCCGAGGGGACGACGCTGGCCGAGCGAGCCGTGACCGCTGCGCTCGACTCCGCCGGCCTGGCACCCACGGACGTCGACTTCCTGCTCTTCACCTCGGTGACCGGCATCGCCGCGCCTTCGATCGACGCCCAGCTGGTGTCGCGGCTGGGCCTCCGCACCGACGTCAAGCGCCTCCCGAGCTTCGGGCTGGGATGCGTCGCCGGAGCCGCGGGGATAGCCCGCGTCAACGATTACCTGGCCGGACACCCGGATGAGGTGGCCATCCTGCTCTCGGTGGAGCTGTGCTCCCTCACCGTGCAGGCGAGCGACGACTCGATGGCGAACATCGTAGCGAGCGGCCTCTTCGGCGACGGCGCCGCAGCCGTGGTCATGGTCGGCGATCGGCGCGCCGAGAAGCTGGGTCTCGCCGGCCCGGACGTCGTCGACTCGCGCAGCCACATCTACCCCGACACCGCCGATGTGATCGGCTGGGACATCGGCGGCACCGGCTTCCGCATCGTCCTCAGCGCCGGCGTGCCCGAGGTCATCGAACGCAACTTCGCCGGCGACGCCCGGGGCATCCTCGCCGCCCACGGTCTGGAGGTCGCGGACGTCGGCGCCTGGGCGGCGCACCCCGGCGGCCCGAAGGTGCTGGAGGCGTTCTCGCAGGCGCTCGACCTGCCGGACGGCGCTCTCGACTCCAGCTGGCGCTCACTCGCGAACGTCGGAAACCTGTCCTCGGCGGCGGTTCTGCACGTGCTGGCGGAGCAGCTGGATGCGCACGCGGCCGGCACCATCGGGCTGCTGTTCGCGCTCGGCCCGGGGGTGACCAGCGAACTCGTCCTGCTGCGCTGGGCGGATGGCGCCGAGCGCCCCGCGGCCGCCGGCGTCGAGGCTGCCGCGCCCTCCGCCCCCGCCGCGCTTCCCGCGGCCGCGATGATCGACCCGGTCCCGTGA
- the ptsP gene encoding phosphoenolpyruvate--protein phosphotransferase, with translation MSDTNILTGAGIGQGVAVGPVLRMSAPLPEPSDQPSTRTPDEEKARVQQAVATVAADLRERASTVQGTAADVLEAQSMMAEDSTLADDVASRIDGGKTAERAVFEGFAVFRDMLKELGGYMGERAGDLDDVSQRVVAALEGKPAPGVPHSETPFVLVAHDLAPADTALLDLTKVLGLVTTEGGPTSHTAILAREKSIVAVVGAAGAGSLADGDEVVVDAAAGTVTVSPTEAQRADALRRIEERAAALAGGVEPGALADGTAVPLLANLGSAAGAEDALAAGAEGVGLFRTEFLFLDQRLAPDVAQQREQYVKLLSAFGGGRKVVVRVLDAGADKPLEFLNDAHEDNPALGLRGLRSLRANEDILREQLTALAEADAQTDADLWVMAPMVSTVEETRYFTELGREYGLKTVGVMVEVPSAALLADRVLQNADFASIGTNDLTQYTLAADRLLGSVAGFQDPWHPAVLRLIGEVGAAGAASGKPVGICGEAAADPLLAVVLVGLGATTLSMSPAAIADVRLSLKRYTLGQARSLAETALAADGAAEARAAVREAADRFTSPAPDNRNEAPQ, from the coding sequence ATGAGCGACACGAACATCCTCACCGGCGCAGGCATCGGCCAGGGCGTCGCGGTCGGACCGGTCCTCCGGATGTCGGCCCCGCTGCCCGAGCCGTCTGACCAGCCGAGCACCCGCACCCCCGACGAGGAGAAGGCCCGCGTGCAGCAGGCCGTCGCCACGGTCGCGGCGGACCTGCGCGAGCGCGCATCCACCGTCCAGGGCACCGCGGCGGATGTGCTCGAGGCGCAGTCGATGATGGCGGAGGACTCGACCCTCGCCGACGACGTCGCCTCCCGCATCGACGGAGGGAAGACCGCCGAGCGCGCCGTGTTCGAGGGCTTCGCCGTCTTCCGCGACATGCTCAAGGAGCTGGGCGGCTACATGGGCGAGCGCGCCGGCGACCTCGACGACGTCTCGCAGCGCGTCGTCGCAGCCCTGGAGGGCAAGCCGGCGCCCGGCGTCCCGCACTCGGAGACGCCGTTCGTCCTGGTCGCGCACGACCTCGCCCCCGCCGACACCGCTCTGCTCGACCTGACCAAGGTGCTCGGGCTCGTGACCACCGAGGGCGGCCCCACCTCGCACACCGCCATCCTCGCGCGCGAGAAGTCCATCGTCGCTGTCGTCGGCGCGGCCGGCGCCGGAAGCCTCGCCGACGGCGACGAGGTCGTGGTGGATGCGGCGGCCGGCACGGTCACCGTCTCACCGACCGAGGCCCAGCGTGCGGACGCGCTCCGTCGCATCGAGGAGCGCGCCGCCGCCCTCGCCGGCGGTGTCGAGCCGGGCGCGCTCGCGGACGGCACCGCCGTCCCGCTGCTCGCCAACCTCGGCTCGGCCGCGGGCGCGGAGGACGCGCTGGCCGCCGGCGCCGAGGGCGTCGGACTGTTCCGCACGGAGTTCCTCTTCCTCGACCAGCGCCTCGCGCCCGATGTCGCCCAGCAGCGCGAGCAGTACGTCAAGCTGCTCAGCGCGTTCGGCGGCGGCCGCAAGGTGGTCGTTCGGGTGCTCGACGCCGGCGCCGACAAGCCGCTCGAGTTCCTCAACGACGCGCACGAGGACAATCCGGCACTCGGTCTGCGCGGGCTCCGCTCGCTGCGCGCCAACGAGGACATCCTCCGCGAGCAGCTCACCGCCCTCGCCGAAGCCGATGCGCAGACCGACGCGGACCTCTGGGTCATGGCCCCGATGGTCTCGACCGTCGAGGAGACCCGCTACTTCACGGAGCTCGGCCGCGAGTACGGTCTGAAGACCGTCGGCGTCATGGTCGAGGTTCCCTCGGCGGCGCTTCTCGCCGACCGTGTGCTCCAGAACGCGGACTTCGCCTCGATCGGCACCAACGACCTCACGCAGTACACGCTCGCGGCCGACCGCCTGCTCGGTTCGGTCGCCGGCTTCCAGGATCCGTGGCATCCCGCTGTCCTCCGCCTCATCGGCGAGGTCGGCGCGGCAGGCGCGGCTTCGGGCAAGCCCGTCGGCATCTGCGGAGAGGCGGCGGCGGACCCCCTGCTCGCCGTCGTGCTCGTCGGCCTCGGCGCGACGACGCTCTCGATGTCGCCCGCGGCGATCGCCGACGTGCGGCTCTCGCTCAAGCGCTACACCCTCGGCCAGGCGCGTTCGCTGGCCGAGACCGCCCTGGCCGCCGATGGCGCGGCCGAAGCGCGGGCGGCGGTCCGTGAGGCCGCCGACCGTTTCACCTCACCAGCCCCCGACAACAGAAACGAGGCACCACAATGA
- a CDS encoding HPr family phosphocarrier protein produces the protein MAERIITVGSTHGLHARPAKLFVEAVNSSGAKVKLTKEGGKTVDAGSILGVISLGIDHGDKIVLTTDADNGEAVLDDLAVILATDHDA, from the coding sequence ATGGCTGAACGGATCATCACGGTCGGATCGACGCACGGGCTGCACGCCCGCCCGGCGAAGCTCTTCGTGGAGGCGGTCAACAGCTCGGGCGCGAAGGTGAAGCTGACCAAGGAGGGCGGCAAGACCGTCGACGCCGGCAGCATCCTCGGCGTGATCTCGCTGGGCATCGACCACGGCGACAAGATCGTGCTCACCACCGACGCGGACAACGGCGAGGCGGTCCTCGACGACCTCGCGGTGATCCTGGCCACGGACCACGACGCCTGA
- a CDS encoding PTS mannitol transporter subunit IICB: protein MTSATQTSATASAPKKPNSARVHVQRFGTFLSNMVMPNIAAFIAWGIVTALFIDKGPFPNKDIASLVGPMITYLLPLLLANTGGRLVYGVRGGVVGTIAAMGVIVGTDIPMFIGAMIMGPLGGYLMKQVDRIWEGKIKAGFEMLVNNFSAGILGFLLAIGAFFGIAPLVQGLSKALEAGVDWLVSVHLLPLVSILVEPGKVLFLNNAINHGVFTPIGTLESQQTGKSILFLIETNPGPGAGILLAWAIFGLGAARAAAPGAFIIQFFGGIHEIYFPYVLMKPILIIGAILGGMTGVAVNVAFQTGLRAPAAPGSVFAIFAQAPVSNMLGIALAIISAAAVSFAFTAIVLRSSRKRDLLAGNAGDLSAAVAQTEANKGKSSSVLGGLVDEAEHDTGDAQGDATDRLVRNIVFACDAGMGSSAMGASVLRNKMKKAGVEGVTVTNQAISNLDGTADLVITQQQLTDRAKGQSPDSIHVSVDNFMNSPKYDEVVDLVKNQRTTEDANK from the coding sequence ATGACATCGGCGACACAGACGTCGGCGACGGCGTCGGCCCCGAAGAAGCCCAACAGCGCGCGCGTCCACGTGCAGCGGTTCGGTACCTTCCTCTCCAACATGGTGATGCCCAACATCGCCGCATTCATCGCCTGGGGCATCGTCACGGCGCTCTTCATCGACAAGGGCCCGTTCCCCAACAAGGACATCGCGAGCCTCGTCGGCCCGATGATCACCTACCTGCTCCCGCTCCTCCTCGCCAACACCGGCGGGCGCCTGGTCTACGGCGTGCGCGGCGGCGTGGTGGGCACCATCGCGGCCATGGGCGTCATCGTCGGCACCGACATCCCGATGTTCATCGGAGCGATGATCATGGGTCCGCTCGGCGGCTACCTCATGAAGCAGGTCGACCGCATCTGGGAGGGCAAGATCAAGGCGGGCTTCGAGATGCTCGTCAACAACTTCTCCGCCGGAATCCTCGGTTTCCTTCTGGCGATCGGCGCGTTCTTCGGCATCGCTCCACTGGTGCAGGGCCTGAGCAAGGCGCTCGAAGCCGGTGTGGACTGGCTGGTGTCGGTGCACCTGCTCCCCCTGGTCAGCATCCTGGTCGAGCCGGGCAAGGTGCTGTTCCTCAACAACGCGATCAACCACGGCGTGTTCACGCCGATCGGCACACTGGAGTCGCAGCAGACCGGCAAGTCGATCCTGTTCCTCATCGAGACGAACCCCGGCCCCGGTGCCGGAATCCTGCTCGCCTGGGCGATCTTCGGTCTCGGTGCAGCCCGCGCGGCGGCTCCGGGCGCGTTCATCATCCAGTTCTTCGGCGGCATCCACGAGATCTACTTCCCGTACGTGCTCATGAAGCCCATCCTGATCATCGGCGCGATCCTCGGCGGCATGACCGGTGTCGCGGTGAACGTGGCCTTCCAGACCGGCCTTCGAGCGCCCGCGGCGCCAGGATCGGTGTTCGCGATCTTCGCGCAGGCGCCCGTCTCGAACATGCTCGGCATCGCGTTGGCGATCATCTCCGCCGCCGCGGTCTCGTTCGCCTTCACCGCGATCGTCCTGCGATCCAGCCGCAAGCGCGACCTGCTGGCCGGGAACGCCGGCGACCTGTCGGCCGCCGTCGCCCAGACCGAGGCGAACAAGGGCAAGTCCTCCTCGGTGCTCGGCGGCCTCGTCGACGAGGCCGAGCACGACACCGGTGACGCCCAGGGCGACGCCACGGATCGACTGGTGCGCAACATCGTGTTCGCGTGCGACGCTGGCATGGGTTCGAGCGCGATGGGCGCGTCGGTGCTCCGCAACAAGATGAAGAAGGCCGGAGTGGAGGGGGTCACGGTCACGAACCAGGCGATCAGCAACCTCGACGGCACGGCCGACCTGGTCATCACGCAGCAGCAGCTGACGGACCGCGCCAAGGGTCAGTCGCCCGACTCGATCCACGTCTCGGTCGACAACTTCATGAACAGCCCCAAGTACGACGAGGTCGTCGACCTCGTCAAGAACCAGCGAACCACGGAGGACGCCAACAAATGA
- a CDS encoding PTS sugar transporter subunit IIB — protein sequence MKIVVVCGAGASSTFVAVKLRSAARERGAIIEVQPGSASQLESLAGVDVVLVGAHLESAVPAIRERAAATGTAVAVLPPVSPAALDGERALDLALNAKAAAL from the coding sequence ATGAAGATCGTGGTCGTCTGCGGCGCCGGTGCGTCCAGCACCTTCGTGGCCGTCAAGCTGCGCAGTGCCGCCCGTGAGCGCGGGGCGATCATCGAGGTCCAGCCGGGGAGTGCGAGCCAGCTGGAGTCCCTCGCCGGAGTGGATGTCGTCCTCGTCGGCGCACACCTCGAGTCGGCCGTCCCGGCGATCCGTGAGCGGGCCGCCGCCACCGGCACCGCCGTCGCCGTGCTTCCCCCCGTCTCCCCGGCCGCCCTCGACGGCGAGCGCGCCCTGGACCTGGCTCTCAACGCCAAGGCGGCGGCACTATGA
- a CDS encoding PTS sugar transporter subunit IIA, translating into MTDTILDRANVVAAGTATTREDAIREAGELLVQAGAVEPGYVDSMQERENTVSTFMGNGLAIPHGTNESKDEIKRSALSFIRYSSPLDWGGEEVRFVVGIAGQNNEHLEILSKIAILFSEEDDVQKLLDAPDAEALYALLGDVNE; encoded by the coding sequence ATGACCGACACGATTCTCGACCGGGCGAACGTCGTGGCCGCGGGCACCGCGACCACACGGGAGGACGCGATCCGGGAGGCGGGTGAGCTGCTCGTGCAGGCGGGCGCCGTCGAGCCGGGTTACGTCGACTCGATGCAGGAGCGCGAGAACACCGTCTCCACCTTCATGGGGAACGGCCTCGCCATCCCGCACGGCACCAACGAGTCCAAGGACGAGATCAAGCGGTCCGCGCTCTCCTTCATCCGCTACTCCTCGCCGCTCGACTGGGGCGGCGAGGAGGTGCGGTTCGTGGTCGGCATCGCCGGTCAGAACAACGAGCACCTCGAGATCCTGTCGAAGATCGCCATCCTCTTCTCGGAGGAGGACGACGTGCAGAAGCTGCTCGACGCGCCGGACGCCGAAGCGCTCTACGCGTTGCTGGGAGATGTGAACGAGTGA
- a CDS encoding mannitol-1-phosphate 5-dehydrogenase, producing MKAVHFGAGNIGRGFVGLLLHEAGYEVVFADVNAELIDALAAADSYRVHLVGEDSETKTVTGFRAINSATEEDALVAEIASADVVTTAVGPRILRFVAPVIARGLAARADDAPRLAVMACENAIGASDLLAAELMDGLPDDDARERLAARAVFANTAVDRIVPAQAADAGIDVTVETFYEWVVDRSPFGGHAPEIPGAHFVDSLGPYIERKLFTVNTGHATVAYTGFLEGATTISEAIAIPAVREAAEAALRETSAALTAKHGLPEEELAAYRVKILGRFANPYLVDEVTRVGREPIRKLGRNDRFIGPASDYAEHVGGIPAALIAAVGAALRFDVPEDTQSVELLKLLDEAEPAAIVEEVMGVEPGEPLHDPLVETVASAQRERLDAAL from the coding sequence GTGAAGGCCGTCCACTTCGGAGCGGGCAACATCGGACGCGGCTTCGTGGGGCTCCTGCTCCACGAAGCCGGGTACGAGGTCGTGTTCGCCGACGTCAACGCCGAGCTCATCGACGCTCTGGCCGCGGCGGACTCGTACCGGGTCCATCTGGTCGGCGAGGACTCGGAGACCAAGACCGTCACCGGGTTCCGCGCGATCAACAGCGCGACCGAAGAGGACGCGCTGGTCGCCGAGATCGCCTCCGCGGACGTGGTGACGACGGCGGTCGGCCCGCGCATCCTCCGCTTCGTCGCCCCGGTGATCGCCCGCGGCCTCGCCGCTCGGGCGGACGACGCGCCCCGCCTGGCCGTGATGGCCTGCGAGAACGCGATCGGCGCCTCCGATCTGCTGGCGGCGGAGCTCATGGACGGGCTCCCGGACGACGACGCCCGCGAGCGGCTCGCCGCGCGGGCGGTGTTCGCCAACACCGCGGTCGACCGCATCGTGCCGGCGCAGGCGGCGGACGCCGGGATCGACGTCACGGTCGAGACGTTCTACGAGTGGGTCGTCGACCGCTCGCCGTTCGGCGGGCACGCACCCGAGATCCCGGGCGCGCACTTCGTCGACTCGCTCGGCCCGTACATCGAGCGCAAGCTGTTCACGGTCAACACCGGCCACGCGACCGTGGCGTACACGGGCTTCCTGGAGGGGGCGACCACGATCAGCGAGGCGATCGCGATCCCCGCCGTCCGGGAGGCCGCGGAGGCCGCCCTGCGCGAGACCTCCGCCGCCCTCACCGCCAAACACGGGCTGCCGGAGGAGGAGCTCGCGGCATACCGCGTCAAGATCCTCGGCCGGTTCGCGAATCCGTACCTCGTCGACGAGGTGACCCGCGTCGGGCGGGAGCCGATCCGCAAGCTCGGCAGGAACGACCGCTTCATCGGGCCCGCGTCAGACTACGCGGAGCACGTCGGAGGCATCCCCGCCGCCCTGATCGCGGCCGTCGGCGCCGCCCTGCGGTTCGACGTGCCCGAGGACACCCAGAGCGTCGAGCTGCTCAAGCTGCTCGACGAGGCGGAGCCCGCCGCGATCGTGGAAGAGGTCATGGGCGTCGAGCCCGGAGAGCCGCTCCACGATCCCCTTGTGGAGACCGTCGCGTCGGCCCAGCGCGAGCGGCTGGACGCGGCGCTCTGA